The following are encoded in a window of Collinsella aerofaciens genomic DNA:
- a CDS encoding methionyl aminopeptidase produces the protein MYDKEPVPGRNDACWCGSGKKYKKCHSAFDERLERLWEEGWEVLPRTLYKTPADIEGIKRSAAINVGVLDYVGEHIAAGMTTNQIDQMIYDFTVEHGGTPADLNYEGYPKSVCTSINDVVCHGIPCDTDVLHEGDIINVDCSTILDGYFSDSSRMFCIGEVSAERQRLVDVTRASVEAGLAAVKPWLPLSVMAEAVQKTVEDAGFSVVREYGGHGIGKEFHEDPFVGFTTEAPDVDTIMAPGMVFTIEPMVNAGAPDIKISKGDGWCVRTKDGSDSAQCEVQLVVTEDGYELLSW, from the coding sequence ATGTATGACAAAGAACCCGTACCTGGCCGCAACGACGCTTGCTGGTGCGGCAGCGGCAAAAAATATAAGAAATGCCATAGCGCCTTTGATGAGCGCCTCGAGCGCTTGTGGGAAGAGGGCTGGGAGGTTCTGCCCCGCACGCTCTACAAGACGCCCGCCGATATCGAGGGCATCAAGCGCTCGGCCGCCATCAACGTGGGTGTGCTCGATTACGTAGGCGAGCATATCGCCGCAGGCATGACCACCAACCAGATCGACCAGATGATCTACGACTTCACCGTCGAGCACGGCGGCACGCCGGCCGACCTCAACTACGAGGGCTACCCCAAAAGCGTGTGTACCTCGATCAATGATGTGGTCTGCCACGGTATCCCCTGCGATACGGACGTGCTGCACGAGGGCGACATCATCAACGTGGACTGCTCCACGATCCTGGACGGTTACTTTAGTGATTCGAGCCGCATGTTCTGTATCGGCGAGGTCTCGGCCGAGCGCCAGCGCCTGGTCGACGTCACCCGCGCCAGCGTGGAGGCGGGCCTGGCAGCCGTCAAGCCATGGCTGCCGTTGTCCGTGATGGCCGAAGCCGTGCAAAAGACGGTCGAGGACGCCGGCTTTAGCGTGGTGCGCGAGTACGGCGGACACGGCATCGGTAAGGAGTTCCACGAGGACCCGTTTGTGGGCTTTACCACCGAAGCACCCGATGTGGACACCATCATGGCCCCGGGCATGGTCTTTACCATCGAGCCCATGGTCAATGCCGGAGCGCCCGACATCAAGATTAGCAAGGGTGATGGTTGGTGCGTGCGCACCAAGGACGGTAGCGATTCGGCTCAGTGCGAGGTGCAGCTCGTGGTGACCGAGGACGGTTACGAGCTGCTGAGCTGGTAG
- a CDS encoding D-2-hydroxyacid dehydrogenase: protein MNILVLLPVNDRHRAILESSAPGEDFIYTSADAATREQVADADVILGNIDPDMLTACEHLQLLQLQTAGYDDYLAAGTVPADAKLSCSVGAYGQAVSEHMFAMVLSMMKRLPGYHNLQREHRWEDLGPVTSLKNANVLVLGAGDIGGHFATLCRNMGAHVRGIKRHPLVYPIVFEDMDGMDALSERLAEADIVASFMPSTPETRGLANAEFFAAMKPGAFFANGGRGDLVVADDLVAALESGHLAGAAVDVTDPEPLPETSPLWDAPNMLITPHVSGWFHLAATLNNVVDIAAENLRHLQAGETLRCWIEH, encoded by the coding sequence GTGAACATCCTGGTTTTGCTGCCCGTCAACGACCGTCATCGTGCAATTCTTGAGTCGAGCGCTCCGGGCGAGGACTTTATCTACACGAGCGCCGACGCCGCCACGCGCGAGCAGGTCGCCGATGCTGACGTGATCTTGGGCAACATCGACCCTGACATGCTCACGGCATGCGAACATCTCCAGCTGTTGCAATTGCAGACCGCTGGCTATGACGATTACTTGGCCGCCGGCACCGTGCCGGCCGACGCCAAATTGTCTTGCTCGGTGGGCGCCTACGGCCAGGCCGTAAGCGAGCACATGTTTGCCATGGTCCTTTCCATGATGAAGCGCCTGCCCGGCTATCACAACTTGCAGCGCGAGCATCGCTGGGAGGATTTGGGGCCGGTCACCTCGCTCAAAAACGCCAATGTGCTGGTGCTGGGCGCGGGCGATATCGGCGGCCACTTCGCCACGCTCTGCCGCAACATGGGCGCGCACGTCCGCGGCATCAAGCGCCATCCACTCGTCTACCCCATTGTGTTTGAGGACATGGACGGCATGGACGCCCTGTCCGAGCGCCTGGCCGAGGCTGACATCGTCGCATCCTTTATGCCCAGCACACCCGAGACCCGCGGCCTGGCGAACGCCGAGTTCTTCGCCGCGATGAAACCGGGCGCCTTCTTTGCCAACGGCGGCCGCGGCGACCTTGTGGTCGCCGACGACTTGGTTGCCGCCCTGGAGTCGGGACATCTCGCCGGCGCCGCGGTCGACGTCACCGACCCCGAGCCGCTGCCTGAGACAAGCCCCCTGTGGGATGCGCCCAACATGCTCATCACGCCGCACGTCTCCGGCTGGTTCCACCTGGCAGCCACGCTCAACAATGTGGTCGACATTGCCGCAGAGAATCTGCGTCACCTGCAAGCCGGCGAGACCCTGCGCTGTTGGATCGAACATTAG
- a CDS encoding M18 family aminopeptidase has protein sequence MTDQETPERAHVTADDIEAANDLIDFIEACPSMFHTAATIMAELDEAGFTYLPENAAWDIEPGGRYYTQRNTSSVVAFKVGEDLAATWGEDGVAGDYHFQLTASHSDSPTFKVKAVPELDGAGETLRLNTEAYGGMIDYTWFDRPLALAGRVLVREGDRIESRLLATEREVAIIPSLAIHMNRGVNEGFAPNRAVDLCPLISTGELKQGDFDALVAEELDVELEQILGRDLFLVNRQDARIWGWADEFISTPKLDDLACAYTSLQAFLGAENAHDVSVFCCFDNEEVGSETKQGAMSTFLADALRRINGSLGFDDESYHRALAASMLVSCDNAHAVHPNHAEKCDARNQVVLNGGIVIKEAANQHYCTDAFSRAVFQAICDDADVPTQAFANKSDMAGGSTLGNLSNMQASMHAVDVGLPQLAMHSSYETGGVRDVMYAIRALTAFYERNLTINGAESVEL, from the coding sequence ATGACGGATCAGGAAACGCCCGAGCGCGCGCATGTGACGGCCGATGATATCGAGGCCGCCAACGACCTTATCGACTTTATCGAGGCATGCCCCAGCATGTTCCATACGGCGGCGACCATTATGGCCGAGCTCGACGAGGCGGGCTTTACCTACCTGCCCGAGAATGCGGCGTGGGACATCGAACCGGGCGGGCGTTATTACACGCAGCGCAACACCTCGAGCGTTGTTGCCTTTAAGGTGGGCGAGGACCTGGCCGCGACGTGGGGCGAGGACGGCGTTGCCGGTGACTATCATTTTCAGCTCACGGCGTCGCACAGCGATTCGCCGACGTTTAAGGTCAAGGCCGTGCCCGAGCTTGACGGCGCGGGTGAGACGCTGCGCCTGAACACCGAGGCCTACGGCGGCATGATCGACTACACCTGGTTCGATCGTCCACTGGCGCTCGCGGGCCGCGTGCTGGTGCGCGAGGGCGACCGTATCGAGAGCCGTCTGCTTGCCACCGAGCGCGAGGTCGCTATTATCCCGAGCCTTGCTATCCACATGAACCGCGGCGTTAACGAGGGCTTTGCTCCCAACCGAGCCGTTGACCTTTGCCCGCTTATCAGCACCGGCGAGCTTAAGCAGGGTGACTTCGATGCCCTGGTCGCCGAAGAGCTGGATGTTGAGCTCGAGCAGATCCTGGGTCGCGACCTGTTCCTGGTCAATCGTCAGGATGCACGCATCTGGGGCTGGGCCGACGAGTTTATCTCGACGCCCAAGCTTGACGACCTGGCCTGCGCCTATACCTCGCTACAGGCATTTTTGGGCGCCGAGAACGCGCACGACGTTTCGGTCTTCTGCTGCTTTGATAACGAGGAGGTTGGCTCCGAGACCAAGCAGGGCGCCATGTCGACGTTCTTGGCCGACGCGCTGCGCCGCATTAACGGTTCGCTGGGTTTTGACGACGAGTCGTACCACCGTGCGCTTGCCGCCTCGATGCTCGTGAGCTGCGACAATGCACATGCCGTGCACCCCAACCACGCCGAGAAGTGCGATGCACGCAACCAGGTTGTGCTCAACGGCGGCATCGTCATCAAGGAGGCTGCCAACCAGCACTACTGCACCGACGCCTTTAGCCGCGCGGTGTTCCAGGCTATTTGCGATGACGCCGACGTGCCCACGCAGGCCTTCGCCAACAAGAGTGATATGGCGGGTGGCTCCACGCTCGGCAACCTGTCGAACATGCAGGCGAGCATGCATGCCGTGGACGTGGGCCTGCCGCAGCTGGCCATGCACTCAAGCTACGAGACCGGCGGCGTACGCGACGTGATGTACGCCATTCGCGCCCTCACGGCTTTCTACGAGCGAAACCTAACCATCAACGGCGCCGAAAGCGTGGAGCTCTAA
- a CDS encoding carcinine hydrolase/isopenicillin-N N-acyltransferase family protein — MKPRNIAITCGVAGVAVGLAAATGIVYHKQIKSAASLKRLTGYADGYDLYAIDITYDYDLDRIIAAGVRDDQAYIDAVVAQVLPGVPAHVQAPQFACSAFVAVDAEGRVRTGRNYDFKDDTSALLVRNHPRGGYASIGLAALNNLGDNTPLDSVAGRAAALMGPFAQLDGVNECGVSIAVLTLDSKPCDQDTQRPVINTSLAIRLVLDRAATTQEAVDLLFAYDMHAMAGRDYHFFINDAAGDARVVEWDPRDPDRAFKATPVRQVTNFYACYGDEVLPNQKNGELGHGKERAVAIADVLDAHVGAQDETIVWKALRAAAQEPNPEDITSNTQWSVVFDNTEPAAAITLRRHWGDVDAFAL, encoded by the coding sequence ATGAAGCCACGTAACATTGCCATCACCTGCGGTGTCGCGGGAGTCGCCGTCGGCCTTGCCGCTGCCACCGGTATCGTTTATCACAAGCAAATCAAATCCGCCGCGTCGCTCAAACGCTTGACCGGCTACGCGGATGGCTATGACCTGTACGCAATCGACATCACCTACGACTACGATCTCGATCGCATCATCGCCGCTGGCGTGCGCGACGACCAGGCCTACATCGATGCCGTGGTGGCGCAGGTGCTGCCCGGTGTGCCGGCACATGTCCAGGCGCCCCAGTTTGCCTGCAGCGCTTTTGTCGCCGTAGATGCCGAAGGCCGCGTGCGCACCGGTCGCAATTACGACTTTAAGGACGACACCTCGGCGCTGCTGGTGCGCAATCACCCACGCGGCGGCTATGCTTCCATCGGGCTTGCCGCCCTTAACAACCTGGGCGATAACACTCCGCTTGACTCCGTCGCCGGACGCGCCGCGGCACTCATGGGCCCGTTTGCCCAGCTCGACGGTGTTAACGAATGCGGCGTGTCCATTGCCGTACTCACCCTGGATTCCAAGCCCTGTGACCAGGACACGCAACGGCCCGTCATCAACACCTCGCTCGCCATCCGTCTGGTGCTCGACCGTGCCGCCACCACGCAAGAAGCTGTCGACCTGCTTTTCGCCTACGACATGCACGCCATGGCAGGACGCGATTACCACTTCTTTATCAACGACGCCGCCGGTGACGCGCGCGTAGTAGAATGGGACCCGCGCGATCCGGACCGCGCTTTCAAAGCGACTCCTGTACGCCAGGTTACGAACTTCTACGCCTGCTATGGCGACGAAGTGCTGCCCAACCAAAAGAATGGCGAGCTGGGCCATGGTAAAGAGCGCGCCGTCGCAATCGCCGATGTTCTTGACGCCCATGTCGGTGCCCAGGACGAAACGATTGTCTGGAAAGCCCTGCGTGCCGCAGCGCAAGAACCCAATCCGGAAGACATCACCAGCAATACGCAATGGTCGGTCGTCTTTGACAATACCGAACCCGCCGCCGCCATTACGCTGCGCCGCCACTGGGGCGACGTCGACGCCTTCGCACTGTAA
- a CDS encoding 6-phosphofructokinase, translated as MLRIGLLTSGGDCQALNATMRGIVKTLMTNSEEPIEIYGFEDGYQGLIYSRFRVMTPADFSGILTRGGTILGTSRTPFKRLDIPEADGVEKVPAMVHTYHKLQLDCLFMLGGNGSTKTANRLREEGLNVIALPKTIDNDTWGTELTFGFTSAIDVATKCIDDIHTTASSHGRVFVIEIMGHKVGWIPLYAGVAGGADVILIPEIPYDMDNVIKTIEHRMETGSRFTIVAVAEGAISKEDAALSKKEYKKKLAERTSPSIVYDIAKEIEAKTGRETRVAIPGHTQRGGQPDAQDRIFATQCGVEAALGCLRGEFGYMIALRDGKMCHMPLEDVAGKLKYVDPQSDLVREAKALGISFGDE; from the coding sequence ATGCTTAGGATCGGTCTTCTTACCAGTGGCGGCGACTGCCAGGCGCTCAACGCCACCATGCGCGGCATTGTCAAAACGCTTATGACCAATAGCGAAGAGCCTATTGAGATCTATGGTTTTGAGGACGGCTACCAGGGCCTTATCTACAGCCGGTTCCGCGTCATGACGCCCGCCGATTTTAGCGGCATCCTTACCCGTGGCGGCACCATCCTGGGCACGAGCCGTACGCCGTTCAAGCGCCTGGATATTCCCGAGGCCGACGGCGTCGAGAAGGTGCCGGCAATGGTCCACACCTATCATAAGCTGCAGCTCGACTGCCTGTTTATGCTGGGCGGCAACGGCTCCACCAAGACCGCCAACCGTCTGCGCGAAGAGGGCCTCAACGTTATCGCCCTGCCTAAGACCATCGATAACGACACCTGGGGCACCGAGCTGACGTTTGGCTTTACGAGCGCCATCGACGTCGCCACCAAGTGCATCGACGACATTCACACCACCGCTTCGAGTCACGGCCGCGTGTTCGTTATCGAGATCATGGGCCACAAGGTTGGCTGGATCCCGCTATACGCCGGCGTCGCGGGCGGCGCGGATGTCATCTTGATTCCCGAGATCCCCTACGACATGGATAACGTCATCAAGACCATCGAGCATCGCATGGAGACCGGCAGCCGCTTTACCATCGTGGCCGTCGCCGAGGGCGCTATCTCCAAGGAGGACGCGGCGCTGTCCAAGAAGGAGTACAAGAAGAAACTCGCCGAGCGCACGAGCCCGTCGATCGTCTACGACATCGCCAAGGAGATCGAGGCCAAGACCGGTCGCGAGACCCGCGTCGCCATCCCCGGCCACACGCAGCGCGGCGGCCAGCCCGACGCCCAGGACCGCATCTTTGCGACCCAGTGCGGCGTCGAGGCGGCACTGGGCTGTCTACGCGGCGAGTTTGGCTACATGATCGCCCTGCGTGACGGCAAGATGTGTCACATGCCGCTCGAGGATGTCGCCGGCAAGCTCAAGTATGTCGATCCCCAGAGCGATCTGGTGCGCGAGGCCAAGGCGTTGGGCATCAGCTTCGGCGACGAATAG
- a CDS encoding IS256 family transposase yields the protein MEGKAMPQEESVLRLGRDEALEAARLWQECGDAREFACRVLGSVMNALMDSEAQQMCGASRNERSDGRENSRNGYRPRSLKTAVGDVELEIPKLRHGTYYPEGMLARWSRVDTSVAAIVQEMYVCGVSTRKVERVASKLGISSLSSSEVSSLCSDLDAEVAEFRRRDLSGTPCCYLWLDATYMSCRVGSSVVSQGVVTAIGLGADGRKHFLGCDVVDTESEDSWAAFLGGLRERGLAGVRLVVSDSHAGLVAAVSRLFQGCAWQRCVTHLQRNLQSACSGRPEDSKAAVRDLVHAAVYQDDPDLARCVWAEAAPWVASVSARAGEVFEQAEDSALAFTAFPRAHWAKLRTNNVQERANREIKRRYRVVQSFPSRESMLRLTCASLMETEGQWSQQRVFSEASAAEGFAEPADRPAPTEGRRRALGRRAREIVDEIVERRGLKKE from the coding sequence ATGGAAGGAAAGGCGATGCCCCAAGAAGAGAGTGTACTGCGCCTCGGCCGCGACGAGGCCCTCGAGGCGGCGAGGCTTTGGCAGGAGTGCGGCGACGCGCGCGAGTTCGCGTGCAGGGTGCTGGGCAGCGTGATGAACGCGCTGATGGACTCCGAGGCCCAGCAGATGTGCGGCGCGAGCCGCAACGAGCGCAGCGACGGCAGGGAGAACAGCCGCAACGGCTACCGCCCCAGGTCGCTCAAGACCGCCGTGGGCGACGTGGAGCTCGAGATACCCAAGCTCAGGCACGGCACCTACTACCCCGAGGGCATGCTCGCGCGATGGTCGCGCGTCGACACCTCGGTGGCCGCCATCGTGCAGGAGATGTACGTATGCGGCGTGTCCACCCGCAAGGTCGAGCGCGTGGCGTCCAAGCTGGGCATATCCTCGCTGTCGAGCTCGGAGGTCTCGAGCCTCTGCTCCGACCTCGACGCCGAGGTGGCGGAGTTCCGCCGCCGCGACCTGTCGGGCACGCCGTGCTGCTACCTGTGGCTCGACGCCACCTACATGAGCTGCAGGGTCGGCTCGTCGGTCGTCTCGCAGGGCGTCGTGACCGCGATCGGGCTGGGCGCCGACGGGCGCAAGCACTTCCTGGGCTGCGACGTGGTCGACACCGAGAGCGAGGACTCCTGGGCGGCATTCCTCGGCGGGCTGCGCGAGCGCGGGCTGGCCGGCGTTCGCCTCGTGGTCTCCGACAGCCACGCCGGGCTCGTGGCCGCCGTCTCGCGCCTGTTCCAGGGCTGCGCCTGGCAGCGCTGCGTGACGCACCTGCAGCGCAACCTCCAGAGCGCCTGCTCGGGCAGGCCCGAGGACTCCAAGGCGGCCGTCAGGGACCTCGTGCACGCCGCGGTCTACCAGGACGACCCCGACCTCGCGCGCTGCGTGTGGGCCGAGGCGGCGCCCTGGGTGGCGTCGGTGTCCGCCAGGGCCGGCGAGGTCTTCGAGCAGGCCGAGGACTCCGCGCTGGCGTTCACGGCCTTCCCCAGGGCGCACTGGGCCAAGCTCCGCACCAACAACGTCCAGGAGCGCGCCAACCGCGAGATCAAGCGCCGCTACAGGGTCGTGCAGTCCTTCCCCTCGAGGGAGTCGATGCTGCGCCTGACGTGCGCGAGCCTCATGGAGACCGAGGGACAGTGGTCCCAGCAGCGCGTGTTCTCCGAGGCCTCGGCCGCCGAGGGCTTCGCCGAGCCCGCGGACAGGCCGGCCCCGACAGAGGGGAGGCGCCGCGCGCTCGGGCGGCGCGCCAGGGAGATAGTGGACGAGATAGTCGAGAGGCGCGGTCTCAAGAAGGAGTAA
- a CDS encoding FtsX-like permease family protein translates to MDQDRQNSLRRDAQNTEREQDFTTYRTAQSSNDMVPTVFRRGIYRTIRGSLKRFLSIVVITALGVSVMCGLKAGCEDLCDSVDAYFDQQNVYDINVQSTYGLTDDDLDAIQEVDGVETAEGIYTETAYTAVGTTRERVVVQSLSKENIDQPVLVNGDLPESADEVAVTSKFLKASGKKIGDTVSFAANDASSSNQSAKDQFAAGDYTITAEVLDPTDVSSDSTVNAFRAASAADYKFYVSEDAATSSSYSAVHVIVEGAKSLNSYSDSYAAKINEVKGNIEKIREEREKARAQELTVDTPASLDAAERQANMLFGIEQDNINRMAEGSDERAQAQADLDQRRAAADQQFADARAELSDLGECTWYIQDRGNIASYSSVESDSSSIEAIATVFPFIFFIVAVLISLTTATRMVEEERTLIGLYKALGYSRGRILSKYVDYALWACLIGGVLGNIIGFVGLPLFLFTVFDDMYSLPQMLLSYDIVSSIVSVALFAVGVVGATIIACRHEMAETPASLMRPKAPRAGSRILLERIGFIWRRMGFLNKVAARNLFRYKKRAFMTIFGIAGCTALVICGMGIRDTSVALSPKQYGHITRYDLLAVANPDDFSQTCAALDERSAVKDSGVTVTSTLPIMTDNVTFTFGGKSETVQLIVVPDDRTNDLDDYVRLEDESKEPLSLRDGDVYLSKSSQLVLGIQPGDTAHVQDSSLNVAKVKVSDISLNYLGNTLYMTQSTYERAFGRSVRLNGIFALLKGSSADQIAFSKKLKSDGWLSISSTAEHWENFEANFTIINSVVVLVTFMAACLSFVVVFTLSNTNISERERELATIKVLGFRRGEVHHYVNKETLILTAIGAALGVPLGGLLAESFTYILQMPSLYFDVEVEPLSYVLAVVLSFGFTFIVNLATNRTLNKIDMVGALKSAE, encoded by the coding sequence ATGGACCAAGACCGCCAAAACAGCCTACGCCGCGACGCGCAGAACACGGAGCGCGAGCAGGATTTTACGACCTACCGCACTGCCCAAAGCTCAAACGATATGGTGCCGACGGTTTTTCGCCGTGGCATCTACCGCACAATCCGAGGCAGTCTTAAGCGCTTTTTGTCAATCGTGGTCATCACCGCGCTTGGCGTGAGCGTGATGTGCGGCCTTAAGGCGGGTTGCGAGGACCTGTGTGATTCGGTTGATGCCTACTTCGACCAGCAAAATGTCTATGACATTAACGTGCAGTCGACCTATGGCCTGACTGACGATGATCTCGACGCCATACAAGAGGTCGATGGCGTCGAAACGGCCGAGGGCATCTACACCGAGACCGCCTACACCGCCGTGGGCACAACGCGCGAGCGCGTGGTCGTGCAGAGTCTCTCCAAGGAGAACATCGATCAGCCGGTGCTCGTGAACGGCGATTTGCCCGAGAGCGCCGATGAAGTCGCGGTGACTTCGAAGTTCCTGAAGGCATCGGGCAAGAAAATCGGCGATACGGTGAGTTTTGCCGCCAATGACGCGAGCTCGTCCAATCAAAGCGCCAAGGACCAGTTTGCCGCGGGCGATTACACCATTACGGCTGAGGTCCTCGACCCCACTGATGTAAGTTCTGACTCGACAGTCAACGCCTTTCGCGCTGCTTCGGCGGCGGACTATAAGTTCTATGTGAGCGAGGACGCCGCGACATCTTCTTCCTACTCCGCGGTCCACGTGATCGTCGAGGGAGCCAAGAGCCTCAACTCCTATTCGGATTCCTACGCGGCAAAGATCAATGAGGTCAAGGGCAATATCGAGAAGATCCGCGAGGAGCGTGAGAAGGCGCGCGCCCAGGAGCTGACGGTCGACACGCCGGCAAGCTTGGATGCGGCCGAGCGCCAGGCGAATATGCTCTTTGGGATTGAGCAGGACAACATCAATCGCATGGCCGAGGGCAGCGACGAGCGTGCGCAGGCGCAAGCCGACCTGGACCAGCGCCGTGCCGCCGCCGACCAGCAGTTTGCCGATGCCCGCGCCGAGCTTTCCGATCTGGGCGAATGCACCTGGTACATCCAGGACCGCGGCAATATCGCAAGCTACTCGAGCGTGGAGAGCGATAGCTCGTCAATTGAGGCTATCGCCACGGTGTTCCCGTTCATCTTCTTTATCGTCGCCGTGCTCATCAGCCTTACCACCGCCACGCGTATGGTCGAGGAGGAGCGCACGCTCATCGGCCTGTATAAGGCGCTCGGCTATTCGCGCGGGCGCATCCTGTCCAAATACGTGGACTATGCGCTGTGGGCTTGTCTGATCGGCGGCGTGCTCGGCAACATCATCGGATTTGTGGGCCTGCCGCTGTTCCTGTTTACGGTGTTCGACGACATGTACTCACTGCCCCAGATGCTACTTTCGTACGACATCGTGTCCTCGATCGTTTCGGTGGCGCTGTTTGCCGTGGGCGTGGTGGGCGCCACGATTATCGCCTGCCGCCACGAGATGGCCGAGACCCCTGCCTCGCTCATGCGCCCCAAGGCGCCGCGTGCCGGCTCACGCATTCTGCTCGAGCGTATCGGATTTATCTGGCGCCGCATGGGCTTTTTGAACAAGGTGGCAGCGCGTAACCTGTTCCGCTACAAAAAGCGCGCCTTTATGACCATCTTCGGCATCGCCGGCTGCACGGCGCTCGTGATCTGCGGCATGGGCATTCGTGATACGTCGGTCGCGCTTTCGCCCAAGCAGTACGGCCACATCACACGCTACGACCTGCTGGCGGTTGCCAATCCCGACGATTTTTCGCAGACGTGCGCGGCGCTCGACGAGCGAAGCGCGGTCAAGGATTCCGGTGTGACCGTAACTTCGACGCTGCCGATCATGACCGACAACGTCACCTTTACATTCGGCGGAAAGAGCGAGACCGTGCAGCTGATCGTGGTGCCCGATGACCGCACGAACGATCTGGACGACTATGTTCGCCTTGAGGATGAGTCCAAAGAGCCACTGTCTTTGCGTGACGGAGACGTGTATCTGAGTAAGAGTTCACAGCTGGTGCTGGGGATTCAACCGGGCGATACGGCGCACGTCCAGGATTCGTCACTCAACGTCGCCAAGGTCAAGGTCAGCGACATTTCGCTTAACTATCTGGGCAACACGCTTTACATGACGCAGAGCACCTATGAGCGCGCGTTTGGGCGCAGCGTTCGCCTCAATGGCATCTTTGCGCTGCTCAAGGGTTCGTCGGCCGACCAGATTGCGTTTAGCAAGAAGCTTAAGAGTGACGGCTGGCTTTCGATTTCGAGCACGGCCGAGCATTGGGAGAACTTTGAGGCGAACTTCACTATTATCAATTCCGTCGTGGTGCTCGTGACCTTTATGGCGGCGTGCCTGTCGTTTGTGGTGGTGTTTACGCTGTCCAACACGAATATCTCCGAGCGCGAGCGCGAGCTGGCGACCATCAAGGTGCTTGGTTTCCGCCGTGGCGAGGTGCACCATTACGTCAACAAGGAGACGTTGATCCTCACGGCAATTGGCGCCGCGCTGGGCGTGCCACTGGGCGGCTTGCTGGCCGAGAGTTTTACGTACATTTTGCAGATGCCGTCGCTGTACTTTGATGTTGAGGTCGAGCCGCTAAGCTACGTGCTCGCCGTGGTGCTTTCCTTTGGCTTTACGTTTATCGTCAACCTCGCCACCAATCGTACCCTCAACAAGATCGACATGGTCGGCGCCCTCAAAAGCGCCGAGTAA
- a CDS encoding ABC transporter ATP-binding protein — protein MAYIEFKDVIKAYGEGDARIHALDGASFTVERGELAIILGASGAGKTTALNILGGMDTATSGTVTVDGRDVSSANEAQLVEYRRADVGFVFQFYNLVPNLTALENVELAAQICPDSLDAEQTLCQVGLGERLANFPAQLSGGEQQRVSIARALAKNPKLLLCDEPTGALDYKTGKQILQLLQDTCRKQGITVIIITHNSALAPMADRLIRFKNGRVESETVQQNPVPIETIEW, from the coding sequence ATGGCTTATATCGAATTCAAAGACGTCATCAAGGCATACGGCGAGGGCGACGCCCGCATTCACGCACTCGACGGCGCGAGCTTTACGGTCGAGCGCGGCGAGCTCGCCATCATTTTGGGTGCTTCGGGTGCCGGCAAGACCACGGCGCTCAACATTCTGGGCGGCATGGATACGGCGACTTCCGGCACCGTGACGGTGGACGGGCGCGATGTGAGCTCCGCTAACGAGGCGCAGCTCGTGGAATACCGCCGCGCCGACGTCGGCTTTGTCTTCCAGTTCTACAATCTGGTCCCCAACCTGACGGCGCTCGAAAATGTTGAGCTTGCGGCGCAAATCTGCCCTGATTCGCTCGATGCCGAGCAAACGCTTTGCCAGGTTGGCTTGGGTGAGCGCCTCGCCAACTTCCCCGCGCAGCTTTCGGGCGGCGAGCAGCAGCGCGTGTCCATTGCCCGCGCACTGGCAAAGAACCCCAAGCTGCTTTTGTGCGACGAGCCCACGGGCGCACTTGACTATAAAACCGGCAAGCAGATCTTGCAGCTGCTGCAGGACACTTGCCGCAAGCAGGGCATTACGGTCATCATCATCACCCACAACTCCGCGCTGGCGCCCATGGCCGATCGCCTGATCCGCTTTAAGAACGGTCGCGTGGAGAGCGAGACGGTCCAGCAAAATCCCGTGCCTATCGAGACGATCGAGTGGTAG
- a CDS encoding GyrI-like domain-containing protein has translation MAFDFKKECKELYRPASKPSIVTVPPMSYVAVRGKGDPNTEGGEYQNALPLLYGIAYTVKMSKKGSRSIEGYFDFVVPPLEGFWWQDSPSGDIDYVRKDDFNFISCIRLPDFVTQDDFDWAVAEATAKKKLDFSAVELLKVDEGLCVQCMHTGPYDSEPATVDAMHEYATEQGYVPDFSDTRLHHEIYLSDPRKCAPEKLKTVVRHPIKRAE, from the coding sequence ATGGCGTTCGACTTTAAGAAGGAATGCAAGGAGCTCTACAGACCTGCGAGCAAGCCGAGTATCGTAACTGTCCCGCCTATGAGCTACGTTGCCGTTCGCGGAAAGGGCGACCCAAATACCGAAGGTGGCGAGTATCAAAATGCCCTGCCGCTGCTTTACGGCATCGCCTATACCGTCAAGATGTCAAAGAAAGGCTCAAGGAGTATCGAGGGCTATTTCGACTTTGTGGTACCGCCGCTCGAGGGCTTCTGGTGGCAAGACTCCCCGAGCGGCGACATCGATTATGTACGCAAGGACGATTTCAACTTTATCTCGTGCATCCGCCTGCCCGATTTCGTCACTCAGGATGACTTTGACTGGGCGGTCGCGGAAGCCACGGCCAAAAAGAAACTGGACTTTTCTGCCGTCGAGCTGCTTAAAGTTGACGAGGGTCTCTGCGTTCAATGCATGCATACCGGACCCTACGACAGCGAGCCGGCAACCGTAGACGCCATGCATGAATATGCGACCGAGCAGGGCTATGTCCCCGACTTCTCAGACACCCGTTTACATCACGAAATCTATCTTTCCGATCCACGCAAGTGTGCGCCGGAGAAACTTAAGACTGTGGTTCGTCATCCTATCAAGCGCGCTGAATAG